The Deinococcus sp. AJ005 genome includes a window with the following:
- a CDS encoding rhamnulokinase family protein — MASQNQSNQNSHETHATRRFIAIDLGASSGRVALGTLDGGQLHVEILHRFPNGGVPVRGQLYWDILGLWREVLYGLKLASRHGEIASVGVNSWAVDYGLLDERGDLLGQVHHYRSPRLSGVMERVRAQLSDERIYDATGIQFLPFNTLYQLAAEAPEHLVRAQTMVMVPDLLHFWLCGVAVTERTNASSTQFLNPRTGAWATELLEALELPTALLPRIVEAGTVLGELSPEVARETGLQGIQVTLPATHDTASAVAAVPAEGQGWAYVSSGTWSLVGIETPQPIITPRTRAENLTNEAGVGGTTRLLKNVMGLWIVQQCNQGWGLEYGELYAQAQAVEGGPLIDPDDARFSPPGADMPVRVQNFCRETGQAVPQTPTEITRCVLDSLAHRTAQILDVLEDVSGQPVSTVHIVGGGSQIGVLNQLIADASGKTVIAGPVEATLMGNLLIQAGASLSEVRQIVRDSCDLRTFLPRQSAPHAVESR; from the coding sequence ATGGCGTCCCAAAACCAATCCAACCAAAACAGCCACGAGACCCACGCCACACGCCGCTTCATTGCCATTGACCTGGGTGCTTCCAGTGGACGCGTCGCCCTCGGCACGCTGGACGGCGGCCAGCTCCACGTCGAGATCCTCCACCGCTTTCCCAACGGCGGCGTTCCGGTGCGCGGCCAGCTCTACTGGGACATCCTGGGTCTGTGGCGCGAGGTCCTGTACGGCCTGAAACTGGCGTCGCGGCACGGTGAGATTGCCAGTGTGGGCGTCAATTCCTGGGCAGTGGATTATGGCCTGCTGGACGAGCGCGGCGACTTGCTGGGACAGGTTCACCACTACCGCAGCCCGCGCCTGAGCGGCGTGATGGAGCGCGTGCGTGCGCAACTGTCCGATGAGCGGATTTACGACGCCACTGGCATTCAATTTCTGCCCTTCAACACCTTGTATCAACTGGCCGCCGAAGCGCCCGAACATCTGGTCCGCGCGCAGACGATGGTGATGGTGCCTGACCTCCTCCATTTCTGGCTATGCGGCGTGGCCGTCACGGAACGCACAAATGCCAGCAGCACGCAGTTTCTCAATCCCAGGACTGGAGCGTGGGCGACAGAGCTGCTGGAGGCGCTGGAGCTTCCAACAGCGCTGCTGCCGCGCATCGTCGAAGCCGGCACGGTGCTGGGCGAACTCTCGCCGGAGGTGGCCCGCGAAACCGGACTACAGGGTATTCAGGTCACCCTTCCTGCCACGCACGACACCGCTTCCGCCGTTGCTGCCGTGCCTGCGGAGGGGCAAGGCTGGGCCTACGTGTCCAGCGGCACCTGGAGTCTGGTGGGCATCGAGACGCCCCAGCCGATCATCACGCCGCGCACACGGGCGGAAAACCTGACCAATGAGGCAGGCGTGGGCGGGACCACCCGACTTCTGAAAAACGTGATGGGCCTGTGGATCGTTCAGCAGTGCAACCAGGGGTGGGGATTGGAATACGGCGAACTCTACGCGCAGGCGCAGGCTGTCGAGGGTGGCCCGCTCATAGACCCGGACGATGCCCGATTTTCACCACCGGGCGCGGATATGCCCGTGCGCGTCCAGAACTTTTGCCGCGAGACGGGTCAGGCGGTGCCCCAGACGCCCACCGAGATCACCCGCTGCGTGCTGGACAGCCTGGCCCACAGAACGGCGCAGATTCTGGACGTGCTGGAAGACGTGAGTGGGCAGCCCGTCAGCACCGTTCATATCGTAGGCGGCGGCTCGCAGATCGGCGTTCTGAATCAACTTATTGCCGATGCCAGCGGCAAAACGGTGATCGCTGGCCCGGTGGAGGCGACTTTAATGGGCAACCTGCTGATTCAGGCGGGCGCATCCCTATCCGAAGTGCGTCAGATCGTGCGAGATTCGTGCGACTTGCGGACGTTTCTCCCTCGCCAGAGCGCGCCGCACGCTGTAGAGTCGAGGTAG
- a CDS encoding (Fe-S)-binding protein yields MQIDLFITCINDAMFPRTGQATVRLLERLGQTVRFNANQTCCGQMHLNTGYRDDALKLIRKFVDDYRDAEVVVMPSGSCAAMVRELYPEAARWGGDHDLLREVEELAPRVYELSEFLVNTLGVDDVGAYYPHRVTYHPTCHAMRVLRVGDAPLKLLRNVRGMTLLELEGSEECCGFGGTFSVKNPDVSAAMLADKTRHILDTGAEVCTAGDNSCLLHIGGGLHRLRSGVGTVHLAEILASTEQEVFA; encoded by the coding sequence ATGCAAATAGACCTGTTTATTACCTGCATCAACGACGCCATGTTCCCACGCACCGGGCAGGCCACCGTGCGCCTGCTGGAGCGGCTGGGCCAGACCGTGCGCTTCAACGCCAACCAGACCTGCTGCGGCCAGATGCACCTGAACACTGGCTACAGGGACGACGCTCTGAAACTGATCCGCAAATTCGTGGATGACTACCGCGACGCCGAAGTGGTGGTCATGCCCAGCGGCTCCTGTGCGGCGATGGTGCGCGAACTGTACCCAGAGGCGGCGCGCTGGGGCGGCGATCATGACTTGCTGCGCGAGGTGGAGGAACTGGCTCCGCGTGTTTACGAACTCAGCGAATTTCTGGTGAATACACTGGGTGTAGACGACGTGGGCGCGTACTATCCGCACCGCGTCACCTACCACCCCACCTGCCACGCCATGCGGGTGCTACGGGTGGGTGACGCCCCCCTCAAACTGCTGCGAAACGTGCGCGGCATGACCCTGCTGGAACTGGAAGGCAGCGAGGAATGCTGCGGCTTCGGCGGCACCTTCAGCGTCAAGAATCCCGATGTGAGCGCTGCCATGCTGGCCGACAAGACCCGCCACATCCTGGATACCGGCGCGGAGGTCTGCACCGCCGGGGACAACTCCTGCCTGCTGCACATCGGCGGCGGGCTGCACCGCCTGAGAAGCGGTGTGGGCACGGTACATCTGGCCGAGATTCTGGCGAGTACTGAACAGGAGGTCTTCGCGTGA
- a CDS encoding lactate utilization protein B produces MSGLHPSKPFPEAARDKVNQPQLRANLRKVTHTIREKRLRAVGELPHWEELRLLGEATKDASLANLSDRLLQLEASVKARGGQVHWARDAAEAREIVVRIAQAHQVDELIKVKSITSDEIELNATLQERGIHAIETDLAELIVQLSHDTPSHILVPAIHRNRAEIQALFNRELPGEGGLSDSPAELAGAARRYLRHKFLTTKMAVSGVNFAVAETGTVCVVESEGNGRMCLTLPEVLVSIMGIEKVLERWEDLSVFMELLPRSSTAERMNPYTSFWSGVTPGDGPQEFHLILLDNGRTEVLADATGRQTLRCIRCSACLNVCPVYERTGGHAYGSVYPGPIGAILTPQLLGMQDKNANTLPGASSLCGACFDACPVRINIPQVLIYLRGEVTAEKGVTAEALAMKTVGYAMSSGWRFEGALKLARVGQGPLVKGGEITSLPGLLGGWTQSRDLKTLPPQSFREWWKERERDSE; encoded by the coding sequence GTGAGTGGCCTGCACCCCTCAAAACCTTTCCCCGAAGCCGCCCGCGACAAAGTGAATCAGCCGCAACTGCGCGCCAACCTCCGCAAGGTCACGCACACCATCCGCGAGAAACGGCTGCGGGCGGTGGGCGAGCTGCCGCACTGGGAAGAATTGCGCCTGCTGGGCGAAGCCACCAAAGATGCGTCGCTGGCGAACCTGAGTGACCGTCTGTTGCAACTGGAGGCCAGTGTGAAAGCGCGTGGTGGGCAGGTCCACTGGGCGCGTGATGCGGCGGAGGCCCGCGAGATCGTGGTCCGCATCGCCCAGGCGCATCAGGTAGACGAGCTGATCAAGGTTAAGAGCATCACCAGCGACGAGATCGAGCTGAACGCGACCTTGCAAGAGCGCGGCATCCACGCTATCGAGACCGATCTGGCCGAGCTGATCGTGCAACTGTCGCACGATACGCCCAGCCATATTCTGGTGCCCGCCATCCACCGCAACCGCGCCGAGATTCAGGCACTGTTCAACAGGGAATTGCCCGGAGAGGGCGGGCTGAGCGACTCGCCTGCCGAACTTGCCGGGGCGGCCCGGCGTTACCTGCGCCACAAGTTCCTGACCACGAAAATGGCCGTCTCAGGCGTCAATTTCGCGGTGGCCGAGACCGGAACGGTCTGTGTGGTGGAATCCGAGGGCAACGGGCGCATGTGCCTCACGCTGCCCGAAGTGCTGGTCAGCATCATGGGCATCGAGAAGGTGCTGGAGCGTTGGGAAGACCTGAGCGTGTTTATGGAACTGCTGCCGCGTTCCAGTACTGCCGAGCGCATGAACCCGTATACCTCGTTCTGGAGCGGCGTGACGCCGGGGGACGGGCCGCAGGAATTTCACCTGATCCTGCTGGACAACGGGCGCACGGAGGTGCTTGCCGACGCCACCGGGCGGCAAACGTTGCGCTGCATCCGCTGTTCGGCGTGCCTGAACGTCTGCCCGGTCTACGAGCGCACGGGCGGCCACGCCTACGGCAGCGTGTACCCCGGTCCCATCGGCGCGATTCTGACCCCGCAACTGCTGGGGATGCAGGACAAGAACGCCAACACCCTGCCCGGCGCCTCCAGCCTGTGCGGCGCGTGTTTCGACGCCTGCCCGGTGCGAATCAACATTCCCCAGGTGCTGATCTACCTGCGCGGCGAGGTAACCGCTGAAAAAGGCGTAACTGCCGAGGCGCTGGCGATGAAAACGGTGGGCTACGCCATGAGTTCGGGCTGGCGTTTCGAGGGCGCGCTGAAGCTGGCGCGTGTGGGCCAGGGGCCACTGGTCAAAGGTGGCGAGATCACCTCCTTACCCGGCCTGCTGGGCGGCTGGACCCAGAGCCGTGACCTGAAGACATTGCCGCCGCAGAGTTTCCGCGAATGGTGGAAGGAAAGGGAGCGGGACAGTGAGTAA
- a CDS encoding lactate utilization protein C codes for MSNAEARLEMLTRINRAVAGVQAPALPTYPQGERLERGALLHQFQDRIEDYRASFMRVPVADVAGAVASALAGAKRVLIPTGLNPDFLPAGLELLRDDPPLSHAGLDGAEAVVTGCAVAISETGTIILDHAPDQGRRALTLIPDLHICIIRAEQVVQSVLEGVQLVEASVQAGQPLTWISGGSATSDIELVRVEGVHGPRRLCVVVVEQIPAH; via the coding sequence GTGAGTAACGCCGAGGCCAGATTGGAGATGCTGACCCGCATCAACCGCGCGGTTGCAGGCGTGCAGGCTCCAGCCTTGCCCACCTACCCACAGGGCGAGCGGCTGGAGCGTGGAGCCCTGCTGCATCAGTTTCAGGACCGTATTGAGGACTACCGCGCCTCCTTTATGCGCGTGCCTGTGGCCGATGTTGCTGGGGCGGTGGCTTCTGCGCTGGCTGGCGCAAAACGCGTGCTGATTCCCACTGGGCTGAATCCCGACTTTCTGCCCGCTGGGCTGGAGCTACTGCGTGACGATCCGCCTCTGAGTCACGCCGGGCTGGACGGCGCAGAAGCCGTGGTTACAGGCTGCGCGGTGGCCATCAGCGAGACGGGCACCATCATCCTGGATCACGCCCCGGATCAGGGCCGCCGGGCGCTCACACTGATTCCAGACCTGCACATCTGCATTATTCGCGCCGAACAGGTCGTGCAAAGTGTGCTGGAGGGCGTGCAACTGGTAGAAGCCAGTGTGCAGGCGGGCCAGCCCCTGACCTGGATCAGCGGCGGCAGTGCCACCAGCGATATCGAACTGGTGCGGGTGGAAGGGGTGCATGGGCCGCGCCGACTGTGCGTGGTGGTGGTGGAACAGATTCCCGCCCATTGA
- a CDS encoding SIS domain-containing protein has product MTAPGMTSSSNPDPLMLQEARQTPDVIARQLRENADAAGALARVLRERRPPYAVTIARGSSDHACTVLKYALETELSLPVASLGPSVHTLYGARLDLRGALVIAVSQSGASPDVVENVRMARESGALTVALVNVEDSDLAQAAEFVLPLRCGEERAVAATKSYLASLTAFLPVIAELGPDGRLKEALNSLPDALRRTLELEDAANALAARYSFAQNLLILARGLHYGVAQEAALKLKETSGIHAEAYSAAEFSHGPKRLLAEGLPLLGFTSADAAWPATEAAYADLRAGGADLRTLGPAAGSTLQTPTTGHALTDTVPSALAFYLFAAHLALGRGLNPDAPPLLSKVTKTR; this is encoded by the coding sequence ATGACAGCACCCGGTATGACCTCTTCCTCCAACCCCGATCCGCTGATGCTTCAGGAAGCCCGCCAGACGCCTGACGTGATCGCCCGGCAGCTCCGCGAGAACGCAGACGCCGCCGGGGCACTGGCAAGGGTGCTGCGCGAACGCCGCCCACCCTACGCCGTGACCATCGCGCGCGGCAGCAGCGATCACGCCTGCACGGTCCTGAAATACGCACTGGAAACCGAGCTGTCGCTGCCGGTGGCCTCGCTGGGGCCGAGCGTGCATACGCTGTACGGCGCGCGGCTGGACTTGCGCGGCGCCCTGGTGATCGCCGTGTCGCAGAGCGGGGCCAGCCCGGACGTGGTGGAAAATGTCCGTATGGCGCGCGAGAGCGGGGCGCTGACGGTGGCCCTGGTCAACGTGGAGGACAGCGATCTGGCGCAGGCCGCCGAGTTCGTGTTGCCGCTGCGCTGCGGCGAGGAGCGGGCGGTTGCGGCCACCAAGAGCTATCTGGCCAGCCTGACCGCCTTCCTGCCCGTGATCGCGGAGCTGGGTCCAGACGGCAGGCTGAAAGAGGCGCTGAACAGCCTGCCGGACGCCCTGCGGCGCACGCTGGAGCTGGAAGACGCGGCCAACGCCCTGGCGGCGCGCTACAGCTTCGCGCAAAACCTGCTGATTCTGGCGCGCGGGCTGCATTACGGCGTGGCGCAGGAGGCGGCCCTGAAGCTCAAGGAAACCAGTGGCATCCACGCCGAGGCGTACAGCGCCGCCGAGTTCAGCCACGGCCCCAAGCGATTGCTGGCCGAGGGGCTGCCCCTGCTGGGCTTCACCTCTGCCGACGCTGCGTGGCCTGCCACGGAAGCCGCCTACGCCGATCTGCGTGCAGGCGGAGCAGACCTGCGGACGCTGGGGCCAGCAGCGGGCAGCACCTTGCAGACCCCCACGACGGGGCATGCACTGACCGATACGGTGCCCAGCGCCCTGGCGTTCTACCTGTTCGCCGCGCATCTGGCACTGGGGCGCGGCCTGAACCCCGACGCGCCACCGCTGCTGAGCAAGGTGACGAAAACGCGCTGA
- a CDS encoding response regulator encodes MPQIFIVDDSISVRKALEITFKRHSLDSFSAISAEQALETLAGDPHFDLMMADVIMPGMSGLDLCSELRRDARFDGRPIVLMSGNVDDNIRRQAREVGANGVLRKPFSPDELIPMVEGLLRAAEAAAAPVEAPTPEPVQPEPVQPQPTQPAAHHAPSELERLVAEYRRRGDVEDLIVVDAQGQIVLPSGDAGAPGAAQRLPMYARHFVATASVIGQHLLGDELQAVTLRYAGREAIFHPLGGLLVIAVTRADLKTLN; translated from the coding sequence ATGCCCCAGATTTTTATCGTTGACGACAGCATCAGCGTCCGCAAGGCGCTGGAGATCACCTTCAAGCGGCACTCGCTGGATTCGTTTTCCGCCATCAGCGCCGAACAGGCCCTGGAAACCCTGGCAGGCGACCCGCACTTCGACCTGATGATGGCCGACGTGATCATGCCGGGCATGAGCGGTCTGGACCTGTGTTCCGAACTGCGCCGCGACGCCCGCTTCGATGGACGGCCCATCGTGCTGATGAGTGGCAACGTCGATGACAATATCCGGCGGCAGGCCCGTGAGGTCGGCGCAAACGGCGTGTTGCGCAAGCCCTTCAGCCCCGATGAATTGATCCCGATGGTGGAGGGCCTGCTGCGCGCCGCCGAGGCCGCTGCCGCACCCGTCGAGGCCCCCACGCCCGAACCTGTCCAGCCAGAACCTGTTCAGCCCCAACCCACCCAACCCGCAGCCCACCATGCACCCAGCGAGCTGGAACGGCTGGTGGCCGAATACCGCCGCCGGGGCGACGTGGAAGACCTGATCGTGGTAGACGCTCAGGGTCAGATCGTGCTGCCCTCCGGCGACGCGGGTGCGCCCGGCGCGGCACAGCGCCTGCCGATGTACGCCCGGCATTTCGTGGCCACCGCCAGCGTCATCGGTCAGCACCTGCTGGGTGACGAATTGCAGGCCGTGACCCTGCGCTATGCGGGCCGCGAGGCGATCTTCCATCCGCTGGGCGGACTGCTGGTCATCGCCGTGACCCGCGCGGACCTCAAGACGCTGAACTGA
- a CDS encoding DUF4388 domain-containing protein, producing the protein MTAFQTGRSVLTVLNDPSRAAMYGHLAELAGVTVIHADGALHALTQLERTPVDAIICDSVMSDMSGLEFRSILRDDIHTGRLPLYLIGDGEHDPPDLPTNSAGPQVLAEALEALGVDDAAYPLPLRANARPQLSGQLEPFSLSEFLNWAAELECSGHWLITVGAAGQASRSGHLTMSAGRLTYAECSGRAGRGAVLELLRHSEQGGGQFRFYNCLSLPPGLQADLTGPTNRLLMELAVDLDETAPRLH; encoded by the coding sequence ATGACCGCCTTCCAGACCGGGCGCTCGGTCCTGACGGTTCTCAACGACCCCTCGCGCGCCGCCATGTACGGGCATCTGGCCGAACTGGCCGGGGTCACCGTGATCCACGCAGACGGCGCGCTGCATGCCCTGACCCAACTGGAGCGGACCCCGGTGGACGCGATCATCTGCGACTCCGTGATGTCCGACATGAGTGGCCTGGAATTTCGCAGCATCCTGAGAGACGACATCCACACCGGCAGGCTGCCCCTGTATCTGATCGGCGACGGCGAACACGACCCGCCGGACCTGCCCACCAACTCGGCGGGGCCGCAGGTGCTGGCCGAGGCGCTGGAGGCACTGGGCGTGGACGACGCGGCGTACCCGCTGCCGCTGCGGGCCAATGCCCGGCCCCAGCTCTCGGGCCAGCTCGAACCGTTCAGCCTGAGCGAATTCCTGAACTGGGCGGCGGAACTGGAATGCAGCGGCCACTGGCTGATCACGGTGGGGGCCGCCGGACAGGCATCGCGCAGCGGTCACCTGACCATGAGCGCGGGCCGCCTGACCTACGCCGAATGCTCTGGCCGCGCAGGCCGGGGCGCCGTGCTGGAACTGCTGCGCCACAGCGAGCAGGGCGGCGGCCAGTTCAGGTTCTACAACTGCTTGTCGCTGCCGCCGGGCCTTCAGGCTGACCTGACCGGCCCCACCAACCGTCTGCTGATGGAACTCGCCGTGGATCTCGACGAGACCGCACCCCGACTGCACTGA
- a CDS encoding Hpt domain-containing protein, which yields MDTSEQRGENSDLLSSFLQEAGEVLGRMDAGLAELEAGLAGPDDTAHLGELGVLAHRLRGSAGLYGFMQLSKMAGLTERMLEARPLLSGEARTAYLALLTHAQTLLRQGLERVVGGEREIDLGLVFARGGGAAQLLALLGSHPEAFKPRPIDDPRRMVNDDGFIASDATPADGDTGSNLEQDLRQFWRENAEIWSYFAPEVREHLGGLRAELEGASAEHGPDLDVMFRAAHTVKGSSYMVGLPGLGDFAHGMEDLLGGVRDGVLRLDSGAREVLEAALNGMDRILDVAEGGGGAGGLDAHLAGLSARMAALAGGHTPAAVVAATSTAQAPPHQASAPAQDVAPALNQETASIRIPARQIESLLEQMGELVTVRSRLGQTLGRLDNLQSAMQDSQARFQRTVRDFEERHLNPDMVRATPDRAAPTGEDGVGSANPFAANPAQQFDELEFDTYNDLNILARSITELSADFAEVRRRLSDNVGDLQGDNELLGKLLRHLRLDLTQTSRVAFSQAAFRLRRWARDHEARFEFISEGEDVRVDSAVLQRLSEPLMHLMTNALHHGVGTAESRAEAGKPARGRVWLRAAEHQNFLEVSVQDDGQGLDLETISNRALEKGLRSVQELDRMSDEDRARLILLPGLSTASTVSTVAGRGVGMDVVATAARQLGGELLIKTRRGEGTTFTLRLPVTRRVIDVLPVQVAGHELGFAVGAVRALREIRAGEVQHGETGPELAFEGRSAPIIDLRAIWGQPQGGAQEDTFRLVVLATPTGELAARVDDFGQIEEVSVTPLGGLLSGLEYLSGTALSASGNAFPVLDPSGLGRLARRPQDFLQATGSGGVAAIRTRILLVDDSLSVRRLVGRMLESGGYAVTTANDGQEALDLLQLDPDFGAVVSDLEMPRMNGYELLSAVRARPATAALPLMIMTTRAGEKHQRLALQLGANDYFTKPVGEALLLRRIGSVLAQAEGTTAGVGA from the coding sequence ATGGACACCAGCGAACAGCGGGGCGAGAACAGCGATCTGCTCAGCAGCTTTTTGCAAGAGGCGGGGGAAGTGCTGGGCCGCATGGACGCTGGGCTGGCCGAGCTAGAAGCGGGCCTGGCGGGACCGGACGACACCGCACATCTGGGTGAGCTGGGCGTGCTGGCCCACCGACTGCGCGGCAGTGCGGGACTGTACGGCTTTATGCAACTGTCCAAGATGGCGGGGCTGACCGAGCGCATGCTGGAAGCCCGTCCCCTGCTGAGCGGGGAAGCCCGCACTGCTTATCTGGCGCTGCTGACACACGCCCAGACCCTGCTGCGTCAGGGCCTGGAGCGCGTCGTGGGCGGCGAGCGCGAAATCGACCTGGGACTGGTCTTCGCGCGCGGCGGCGGCGCCGCGCAGTTGCTGGCGCTGCTGGGCAGCCACCCGGAAGCCTTCAAGCCCCGGCCCATCGACGACCCGCGCCGGATGGTCAATGACGATGGGTTCATTGCATCAGACGCGACCCCGGCGGACGGGGACACCGGCTCGAACCTGGAGCAGGATCTGCGGCAGTTCTGGCGCGAGAACGCCGAGATCTGGTCCTACTTCGCCCCCGAAGTGCGCGAACACCTGGGCGGTCTGCGCGCCGAGCTGGAAGGTGCGTCGGCGGAACACGGCCCCGATCTGGACGTGATGTTCCGCGCCGCCCACACCGTCAAGGGCAGCTCATACATGGTGGGCCTGCCCGGTCTGGGCGACTTCGCCCACGGCATGGAAGACCTGCTGGGCGGTGTGCGTGACGGTGTGCTCCGGCTGGACAGCGGCGCGCGCGAGGTGCTGGAAGCCGCGCTGAACGGCATGGACCGCATTCTGGACGTGGCCGAGGGTGGCGGCGGCGCGGGCGGACTGGACGCACATCTGGCGGGCCTCAGCGCCCGTATGGCCGCGCTGGCCGGTGGACACACGCCCGCTGCTGTGGTTGCGGCGACCTCCACGGCCCAGGCCCCCCCACATCAGGCCAGCGCACCTGCCCAGGACGTGGCTCCAGCCCTCAACCAGGAAACGGCCTCGATCCGCATTCCGGCCCGGCAGATCGAATCGCTGCTGGAACAGATGGGCGAACTGGTCACCGTGCGCTCGCGGCTGGGACAGACGCTGGGACGGCTGGACAACCTCCAGAGCGCCATGCAGGACTCGCAGGCCCGCTTCCAGCGCACCGTGCGCGATTTCGAGGAACGTCACCTGAACCCCGACATGGTCCGCGCCACACCGGACCGTGCCGCTCCCACGGGCGAGGACGGCGTGGGCAGCGCCAACCCGTTCGCCGCCAACCCGGCCCAGCAGTTCGACGAGCTGGAATTCGACACCTACAACGACCTGAACATCCTGGCCAGAAGCATCACCGAGCTGAGCGCCGACTTCGCGGAGGTGCGCCGCCGCCTGTCGGACAACGTGGGAGACCTCCAGGGCGACAACGAGCTGCTGGGCAAGCTGCTGCGTCACCTGCGCCTAGACCTGACCCAGACCAGCCGGGTGGCCTTCTCGCAGGCCGCCTTCCGGCTGCGGCGCTGGGCGCGCGACCACGAGGCCCGATTCGAGTTCATCAGCGAGGGCGAGGACGTGCGGGTGGACAGCGCCGTGCTGCAACGCCTGAGCGAGCCGCTGATGCACCTGATGACCAACGCGCTGCACCACGGTGTCGGCACTGCCGAGTCGCGGGCAGAGGCAGGAAAGCCCGCGCGCGGACGGGTCTGGCTGCGCGCCGCCGAGCATCAGAACTTCCTGGAAGTCAGCGTGCAGGACGACGGACAGGGCCTGGACCTGGAAACCATCAGCAACCGCGCGCTGGAAAAAGGGCTGCGCTCGGTTCAGGAGCTGGACCGCATGTCGGATGAGGACCGCGCGCGGCTGATCCTGCTGCCGGGCCTGTCTACCGCTTCAACCGTCAGCACGGTGGCCGGACGCGGCGTGGGCATGGACGTGGTGGCCACCGCCGCGCGGCAACTGGGCGGCGAACTGCTGATCAAGACCCGGCGCGGCGAGGGCACCACCTTCACGCTACGCCTGCCGGTCACCCGCCGCGTCATCGACGTGCTGCCGGTGCAGGTGGCCGGGCACGAACTGGGCTTTGCCGTGGGCGCGGTGCGTGCCCTGCGTGAAATCCGTGCGGGCGAGGTCCAGCACGGCGAGACCGGGCCGGAACTGGCCTTCGAGGGCCGCTCTGCACCGATCATCGACCTGCGCGCGATCTGGGGCCAGCCACAGGGCGGCGCGCAGGAGGACACCTTCCGGCTGGTGGTGCTGGCCACCCCCACCGGGGAACTGGCCGCTCGGGTGGACGACTTCGGCCAGATCGAGGAAGTCAGCGTGACGCCGCTGGGCGGATTGCTCAGCGGGCTGGAATACCTGTCGGGCACGGCGCTGTCGGCCTCTGGCAACGCCTTTCCAGTCCTTGATCCCTCGGGGCTGGGCCGTCTGGCCCGCCGCCCGCAGGACTTCCTGCAAGCCACGGGCAGCGGCGGCGTGGCGGCAATACGCACCCGCATCCTGCTGGTGGACGACTCGCTGAGCGTGCGCCGTCTGGTGGGCCGCATGCTGGAAAGCGGCGGCTACGCAGTGACCACTGCCAACGACGGCCAGGAAGCGCTGGACCTGCTGCAACTCGATCCCGACTTCGGCGCGGTGGTCAGCGATCTGGAAATGCCGCGCATGAACGGCTACGAGCTGCTGTCCGCCGTACGCGCCCGCCCCGCCACCGCCGCGCTGCCGCTGATGATCATGACCACCCGCGCCGGGGAAAAGCATCAACGGCTGGCCCTGCAGCTGGGCGCAAACGACTACTTCACCAAACCGGTGGGCGAGGCGCTGCTGCTGCGGCGCATCGGCAGCGTACTGGCCCAGGCTGAGGGCACAACCGCCGGAGTGGGCGCATGA